The following are from one region of the Anaeropeptidivorans aminofermentans genome:
- a CDS encoding SDR family oxidoreductase: MYPQYPNYSSKEVCKEVTLSFPPQHQERQPGLEYLMDPLPIFDNPNYKGKRKLKGKTAIISGGDSGIGRAVAVAFAKEGANVSIAYLYEKKDAEETKCWVEHYGGKCLLLAGDLRNPKTSETVVNKTCDVFGNHINILINNCGVQFPQDSILDISDEQLLNTYATNIFSYFYMTKAVLPYMKNGGSIINTASVTAYEGHKTLIDYSSTKGAVVSFTRSLSLNLAESGIRVNAVAPGPIWTPLIPSSFDAQTVSTFGTNTPMGRAGQPFELAPTYVYLASDDSRYVSGQVLHVNGGVIVES, from the coding sequence ATGTATCCACAATATCCAAATTATTCGTCTAAAGAAGTTTGTAAAGAAGTTACTCTTAGCTTCCCGCCCCAGCATCAGGAAAGACAACCGGGGCTTGAGTATTTAATGGACCCTTTACCTATTTTTGATAATCCTAATTATAAAGGTAAGAGGAAACTCAAAGGAAAAACCGCCATTATATCAGGCGGTGACAGTGGTATAGGCAGAGCCGTAGCCGTGGCATTTGCCAAAGAGGGCGCCAATGTGTCTATTGCTTATCTTTATGAGAAAAAAGATGCGGAAGAAACAAAGTGCTGGGTAGAGCATTACGGCGGAAAATGCCTTTTGCTGGCAGGCGACTTAAGAAATCCTAAAACATCAGAAACCGTTGTTAATAAGACATGCGATGTTTTCGGAAACCATATTAATATCTTAATAAACAATTGCGGGGTGCAATTTCCCCAAGATTCTATATTGGATATAAGCGATGAGCAGCTTCTTAATACGTATGCAACTAATATTTTTTCCTATTTTTATATGACTAAGGCTGTATTGCCTTATATGAAAAATGGAGGCAGCATTATTAATACAGCTTCTGTTACCGCCTATGAAGGCCACAAAACATTAATAGACTATTCTTCCACTAAAGGTGCAGTCGTATCCTTTACCAGGTCCCTGTCATTAAATCTTGCCGAATCAGGAATAAGAGTGAATGCCGTAGCCCCCGGTCCTATTTGGACGCCTTTAATACCCTCAAGCTTCGATGCTCAAACGGTTTCCACTTTCGGTACGAATACGCCCATGGGACGAGCAGGACAGCCCTTTGAGCTTGCTCCAACATATGTGTATCTTGCTTCTGACGATTCTCGCTATGTGTCAGGGCAGGTTCTTCATGTAAACGGCGGTGTTATTGTAGAATCCTAG
- a CDS encoding YIEGIA domain-containing protein: protein MEKSLDFNSLIIILLGIGMGTIARLVTLRIDTRQNPSYPTGYFINIVIGSVASALGAVAIPALLSKEFTAVTFIALAIQHFRDIRKSEKESLEKLEGAEYAKRGAAYIDGISKTYESRNYLSMLTALFVVMSLKIADSESILINIIISFIIGTFTIYMLHLFTKGKSIGDICNVKLGKITIEQSELFVDGMFVTNFLGTERSRELFLREGIGIVIEPKNDKFRLTIENPGQRQAMVFEATRTFGVKRFSFSRRSFSEGKLMIAFVPIIYNAEATIRVIKSTPVLESSRKIHTIMDTKIGGNTNG, encoded by the coding sequence ATGGAAAAATCCTTAGATTTTAACAGCTTAATAATTATATTGCTTGGGATAGGAATGGGGACTATAGCGCGTCTTGTAACGCTCCGTATAGATACACGGCAAAATCCAAGCTACCCAACCGGTTATTTTATTAATATCGTAATAGGAAGTGTCGCTTCCGCACTGGGTGCCGTTGCAATTCCGGCATTATTATCAAAGGAATTTACAGCCGTAACCTTTATTGCATTAGCTATACAGCATTTCAGAGATATAAGAAAATCGGAAAAAGAAAGCCTGGAAAAACTGGAAGGTGCCGAGTATGCAAAAAGAGGAGCAGCCTATATTGACGGAATATCAAAAACATATGAATCCAGAAATTATCTATCTATGCTTACAGCACTCTTTGTTGTCATGTCTTTAAAAATAGCCGACTCAGAAAGCATTTTAATAAACATAATAATCTCTTTCATAATCGGTACTTTTACGATTTATATGCTGCATTTATTTACAAAAGGTAAAAGCATCGGTGATATTTGTAATGTTAAGCTTGGAAAAATAACCATAGAACAATCCGAATTATTTGTAGACGGCATGTTTGTGACTAATTTTCTTGGTACAGAAAGAAGCAGAGAGCTTTTTCTCAGAGAAGGTATCGGTATTGTTATAGAACCTAAAAATGATAAATTCAGACTTACTATCGAAAATCCAGGCCAAAGACAAGCTATGGTTTTTGAAGCTACTCGAACGTTCGGCGTAAAAAGATTCAGCTTTTCAAGAAGGAGCTTTTCGGAAGGAAAACTTATGATAGCCTTTGTGCCTATAATCTACAATGCTGAAGCAACTATAAGAGTCATTAAATCTACACCTGTTTTGGAAAGCAGCAGAAAAATTCACACAATTATGGATACGAAAATTGGAGGGAATACAAATGGCTAA
- a CDS encoding (2Fe-2S)-binding protein has translation MVRYEDKALISLNINGDMHELAVRPSDLLLDILRKQLGLTAAKPGCRNGDCGACTVMMDGWPVKSCLILAVEAEGHSILTVEGLEGKAKAQQSFVEASAFQCGYCTSGFLMVCHALKAQYPVMPEEYIIEDWLQSNLCRCTSYKEIRKAVDLMYHDSCSC, from the coding sequence ATGGTAAGGTATGAGGATAAAGCATTAATATCACTTAATATTAATGGAGATATGCATGAATTGGCAGTGAGGCCGTCGGATTTGCTGTTGGACATTCTAAGAAAACAGCTGGGCTTGACTGCCGCCAAGCCAGGCTGCAGAAACGGAGACTGCGGTGCATGCACTGTTATGATGGACGGCTGGCCGGTAAAATCATGCCTTATTCTTGCTGTTGAAGCAGAGGGGCATAGTATATTAACAGTAGAGGGGCTGGAGGGAAAGGCAAAGGCACAGCAGTCATTTGTAGAGGCAAGCGCTTTTCAGTGCGGATACTGTACATCAGGATTTTTAATGGTTTGTCATGCCCTTAAGGCCCAATATCCTGTTATGCCGGAAGAATATATCATTGAAGATTGGCTTCAGTCCAATCTGTGCCGCTGTACAAGCTATAAAGAAATCAGAAAAGCCGTTGATTTAATGTATCATGATTCATGCTCCTGTTGA
- a CDS encoding ABC transporter substrate-binding protein encodes MKKKNRLVFILACMLIISFLLSSCGNNNKAADTKSNADTKKEDQASEPKKDSNASSEGKVLKIGTPYTIDTFNPYLTTSDGDRYVIANIYETLISSDGGKLYPCLAESWEIADDNITYTLKIRDNAYWQTGNELFGDEKIKLTAQSIADAFNFVMDENNKSYHYADAVKYFKSFEATDDTTLIVTSNFPSALILKELSDVLIFPVEAMEKGYDLAKFPVGSGPYKFVEYRTDDKVILEKNTDYYISPGLDKVEFQIIPDKAVAAISLQNNEIDIVPQLLNTDLEAVASRDDLMLVPNSVGWYRYIGINCSKPIFQDIKVRQAISLAIDFEGIVSSIFDNDFGAMLAVNSYGGAVPLEFEGSNVEEWKKHYEYNPEKAAALLEEAGWKKGSDSIFEKDGQKLKFAIKTPTSDQNRMKMGDMAATFLKTIGIDAASQPTEWATMLEDIKSGNTELFIMGGGSTVGGLNMLFHSVLSSTGSHNVFYNDPELDKMLDDAYSNVDTDERIKQLEEAALRALENRVHAGGYFEYVQIGMNKKVKDFDKAPTLWYGLAGPTRNVTVE; translated from the coding sequence ATGAAAAAGAAAAATCGACTTGTGTTTATTCTTGCTTGTATGCTGATAATCTCGTTTTTATTAAGCTCATGCGGAAATAACAACAAGGCCGCAGACACGAAATCAAATGCCGATACGAAAAAAGAAGACCAGGCTTCTGAACCGAAAAAAGATTCCAATGCTTCTTCTGAAGGGAAAGTATTGAAAATAGGCACGCCTTATACAATAGACACATTTAATCCATACCTTACTACATCGGACGGCGATAGGTACGTCATAGCAAATATTTATGAAACGCTCATTTCAAGTGACGGCGGAAAGCTTTATCCATGCCTTGCAGAAAGCTGGGAAATCGCCGACGACAATATAACCTATACCCTTAAAATAAGAGATAATGCTTACTGGCAGACAGGAAATGAATTATTTGGAGATGAAAAGATAAAGCTTACGGCTCAGTCCATAGCAGACGCTTTTAATTTCGTAATGGACGAAAACAATAAGTCCTATCACTACGCTGATGCGGTTAAATATTTCAAAAGCTTTGAAGCTACCGATGATACTACCCTTATCGTTACTTCAAATTTCCCTTCAGCCCTTATATTAAAGGAACTTAGCGACGTGCTCATCTTCCCGGTGGAAGCTATGGAAAAAGGGTACGACCTTGCCAAGTTTCCTGTTGGGAGCGGTCCTTATAAATTTGTAGAGTACAGAACAGATGATAAAGTAATCCTTGAAAAGAATACAGATTACTATATCAGTCCCGGGCTTGATAAGGTAGAGTTTCAAATAATTCCTGATAAGGCTGTTGCTGCCATATCTCTTCAAAATAATGAAATTGATATTGTTCCTCAGCTTTTAAATACAGATCTTGAAGCAGTTGCCTCAAGAGATGACCTTATGCTTGTGCCTAACTCTGTGGGCTGGTATAGATACATAGGCATAAACTGCTCTAAGCCAATATTCCAGGATATAAAAGTAAGGCAGGCCATTTCCTTGGCAATTGATTTCGAGGGAATCGTATCGTCTATCTTTGATAACGATTTTGGGGCAATGCTTGCAGTAAACTCCTACGGCGGCGCTGTACCTCTGGAATTTGAAGGATCAAATGTGGAGGAATGGAAAAAGCACTATGAATATAATCCTGAAAAGGCAGCCGCATTGCTTGAAGAGGCCGGCTGGAAAAAAGGCTCTGACAGCATCTTTGAAAAAGATGGCCAAAAGCTTAAATTCGCAATAAAAACGCCTACCTCTGATCAAAACAGAATGAAAATGGGCGATATGGCCGCTACCTTCCTTAAGACCATAGGGATTGATGCAGCTTCTCAGCCAACAGAATGGGCAACGATGCTTGAAGACATCAAATCAGGAAATACGGAGCTTTTCATTATGGGCGGCGGCAGCACCGTGGGCGGCCTGAATATGCTGTTCCATTCGGTGCTTTCTTCCACAGGCTCTCATAATGTGTTTTATAATGATCCTGAGCTTGATAAAATGCTTGACGATGCTTATTCAAACGTTGATACCGATGAAAGAATCAAGCAGCTTGAAGAAGCCGCGCTAAGGGCTCTTGAAAACAGGGTTCACGCCGGCGGGTATTTTGAATATGTTCAAATAGGAATGAATAAAAAAGTTAAGGATTTTGACAAGGCCCCTACTCTATGGTACGGTTTGGCAGGGCCTACCAGAAATGTTACAGTCGAATAA
- a CDS encoding amidohydrolase, giving the protein MKAITNGKIITMEEKNYENGTILVENGKIIGVGNNISIPKDCQVIDAKGGYIIPGLIDCHTHLSLMVAYNTLPPIQDYNEHCDPVTPQVEASDAFNPFDEGIAEAMKAGFTTCYTGPGSANVIGGSGFAFKLRGRTLEEMKIKNTEQMKFALGENPKRFFGMKEKAPITRMGTAALLRNTLKEAVEYAEKLKQSEEEGKEKPKYDCKLHALVPVVRGEKRCKIHCHRADDIMTAIRIGKEFHLDYTLEHATEGYLISDILKNEGVTCIIGPLLLNHLKREVWGLRLDTPAKLYEAGVSICLTADEGEGTKFLPVHVGIMIKNGLPEQAAFEAVTINAAKALGLENRLGSLKEGKDADISVFDGHPFSNMTNCVLTMINGEICHKTL; this is encoded by the coding sequence ATGAAAGCTATTACAAACGGAAAAATTATAACCATGGAAGAAAAGAATTACGAAAACGGAACCATACTAGTTGAAAACGGTAAAATCATCGGTGTAGGCAATAACATAAGCATTCCTAAAGATTGCCAAGTTATCGATGCTAAAGGTGGATATATTATCCCCGGCCTAATAGACTGCCATACCCATTTATCCTTAATGGTAGCCTATAACACATTGCCTCCTATCCAAGACTATAACGAACACTGCGACCCTGTGACCCCTCAGGTGGAAGCTTCTGATGCTTTTAATCCCTTTGATGAGGGGATCGCGGAAGCTATGAAAGCGGGCTTTACCACATGTTATACCGGTCCGGGTTCGGCAAACGTTATCGGAGGTTCAGGCTTCGCCTTTAAACTAAGGGGAAGAACTTTGGAAGAAATGAAAATAAAAAATACTGAGCAGATGAAATTTGCTTTAGGAGAGAATCCAAAAAGATTTTTCGGAATGAAAGAAAAGGCTCCTATTACCAGAATGGGCACCGCTGCACTTCTCAGGAACACTTTGAAAGAGGCCGTGGAATACGCTGAGAAATTAAAGCAAAGCGAAGAGGAAGGCAAAGAAAAGCCTAAATACGATTGTAAGCTTCATGCTCTCGTCCCTGTTGTAAGAGGAGAAAAAAGGTGCAAAATACACTGTCATAGGGCCGATGACATTATGACGGCCATAAGAATAGGAAAAGAGTTCCATCTTGACTATACCCTGGAGCATGCTACGGAAGGATATTTAATTTCTGATATTTTAAAAAATGAAGGCGTAACTTGCATTATAGGCCCTCTCCTTTTAAACCATCTTAAAAGAGAAGTTTGGGGATTAAGGCTGGATACCCCGGCAAAGCTTTATGAAGCCGGCGTAAGCATATGTTTAACGGCAGACGAGGGAGAAGGCACAAAATTTCTTCCTGTTCATGTAGGTATTATGATAAAAAACGGCCTTCCTGAACAGGCAGCTTTTGAAGCAGTAACCATAAATGCCGCAAAGGCATTGGGGCTTGAAAACAGGTTAGGCTCTTTAAAGGAAGGAAAAGACGCCGATATTTCTGTATTCGATGGTCATCCATTTTCAAACATGACGAACTGCGTTTTAACTATGATTAATGGGGAGATTTGTCATAAAACCTTATAA
- a CDS encoding capping complex subunit for YIEGIA, giving the protein MAKDKPEILVYITDNKERIISGDPLTLYIPNEEERRDILRDLGIALHADVVQLKNGDHVLICR; this is encoded by the coding sequence ATGGCTAAAGATAAGCCTGAAATTTTAGTTTATATAACCGATAATAAAGAACGTATTATATCAGGCGATCCCTTAACCTTATATATTCCTAATGAAGAAGAACGCCGTGATATTCTTCGGGATCTTGGGATAGCCCTGCATGCAGACGTGGTTCAGCTAAAAAACGGGGATCATGTGTTAATCTGTAGATAA
- a CDS encoding xanthine dehydrogenase family protein molybdopterin-binding subunit, with amino-acid sequence MNFAVNRSIERKEAWDKVTGKAQYTDDFPQTGILYGSLLTSTYAHAKIIRIDISKAVKIKGVKSILTGEQYTELFGPLLLDRPALARDVVRYAGEPVALVIAQNEYTAELAARLIEVEYEPLPVILTPSEALAEGAVLIHHKTNGYKRSMEDVYPIEGTNIASSYQIRKGNILEAFEECDIIIRQKFSLPPSDHIAMEVRAAQAEISPDGKVLITASSQAPYVVRKMISDMFLIPAGKIEVKTPFLGGGFGGKAPVFLEILAFIASKSVGGKPVRLTIPRELDMASAPCRLGLEADIKIGSHKDGIIKAAEMTYWLDCGAYTDISPYMAKAIAVDCTGPYHIENLLCNSLCVYTNHTYATSYRGFAHESFTFCVERVMDMIALKCGIDPLELRIKNAIGQGSSTPTQVPYTYSLVGDLKKCLKKIKTLSQWDKGKPVQIKENTFKAKGIACFWKTENPPTNAISGALITFNPDGSVNLNTGVVEMGSGGQTHLAQILAERLGIDPGQVHVVMSVDTRTAPEHWKTVASLTEYMAGYAVIRAADDLISQLRVNGSKALGCSEKEIEIANGSVFSRKNPERFIVFKDIVQGYQSKKGESIGEPAIGRGAFMLKGLSLLDKETGKGKTGPSWTLGAQVVEVEADLKTYTYRIISASTVMDVGKVINPELMRSVIAGGMAMGISMSSRENFAYDNRGIPQFPNLRTYKLMHIGQEPDYRVDFVETPEEESPYSVRSYAEHGIIGIPAALGNALSSAFGTELSFLPLTPEGIWRKIKEDANDSF; translated from the coding sequence ATGAATTTTGCCGTTAACAGAAGTATTGAGCGTAAAGAAGCATGGGATAAGGTAACAGGAAAAGCACAATATACAGATGATTTTCCCCAAACAGGTATATTATATGGAAGCCTGCTTACAAGCACATATGCACACGCGAAGATTATACGGATTGATATTTCAAAGGCCGTTAAAATTAAAGGAGTAAAATCCATATTAACAGGAGAACAATATACGGAATTATTCGGTCCCCTTTTGCTGGATAGGCCTGCCTTAGCAAGAGATGTTGTAAGATATGCAGGAGAACCGGTAGCTTTGGTGATTGCGCAAAATGAGTATACGGCAGAGCTTGCAGCAAGGCTTATTGAAGTAGAATACGAACCTCTACCGGTTATTTTGACGCCTTCGGAAGCATTGGCTGAAGGGGCGGTATTGATTCATCATAAAACAAATGGATATAAAAGGTCTATGGAGGACGTTTATCCCATAGAGGGAACAAATATTGCAAGCAGTTATCAAATAAGAAAAGGAAATATATTAGAAGCCTTTGAGGAGTGCGACATTATTATAAGACAGAAGTTTTCTTTGCCGCCTTCGGACCACATTGCCATGGAGGTAAGAGCTGCTCAGGCTGAAATATCTCCAGACGGAAAGGTATTGATTACAGCATCATCTCAGGCGCCTTATGTGGTAAGAAAAATGATTTCAGACATGTTTTTAATTCCTGCAGGCAAAATAGAGGTGAAAACACCCTTTCTGGGAGGAGGATTTGGCGGGAAGGCTCCGGTTTTTCTTGAGATTCTTGCTTTTATTGCCTCAAAAAGCGTTGGAGGAAAGCCGGTCCGTCTTACAATTCCCCGGGAGCTGGATATGGCGTCGGCACCGTGCCGGTTAGGCCTTGAAGCAGATATTAAAATCGGTTCCCATAAAGACGGGATAATTAAGGCTGCTGAAATGACATATTGGCTGGATTGCGGTGCATATACGGATATCTCTCCTTATATGGCGAAAGCCATTGCCGTTGATTGTACGGGACCCTATCATATTGAAAATCTTCTGTGCAATTCCTTATGCGTATATACAAATCATACTTATGCAACCTCATACCGAGGATTTGCCCATGAATCCTTCACCTTTTGCGTTGAGCGGGTTATGGATATGATAGCGCTAAAATGCGGTATAGACCCCCTTGAATTAAGAATAAAAAATGCAATCGGCCAGGGGAGCAGTACCCCCACACAGGTGCCCTATACGTACAGTCTGGTAGGCGATTTGAAAAAATGTTTGAAAAAGATAAAAACTCTATCCCAATGGGATAAGGGAAAGCCTGTGCAGATTAAAGAAAATACATTTAAGGCAAAGGGGATTGCCTGCTTCTGGAAAACTGAAAATCCTCCTACAAACGCAATTTCCGGAGCATTAATAACTTTTAACCCTGACGGCAGCGTTAATTTGAATACGGGAGTTGTAGAAATGGGCTCAGGAGGGCAAACCCATCTGGCTCAGATTTTAGCTGAGAGATTGGGTATAGATCCCGGGCAGGTGCATGTTGTAATGTCTGTGGATACCCGTACAGCGCCGGAACATTGGAAAACAGTTGCAAGCTTAACTGAATATATGGCCGGTTATGCGGTTATTCGTGCGGCAGACGATTTGATTTCTCAGCTTCGTGTTAACGGTTCCAAGGCATTAGGCTGTTCGGAGAAAGAAATAGAAATTGCCAACGGGAGCGTATTTTCCAGAAAGAATCCTGAGCGGTTTATTGTCTTTAAAGATATTGTTCAGGGGTATCAATCCAAGAAAGGAGAGTCCATAGGCGAGCCTGCAATTGGCAGGGGAGCCTTTATGCTTAAAGGCCTTAGTCTTCTTGATAAGGAAACAGGGAAGGGGAAAACAGGACCCTCCTGGACTTTAGGCGCTCAGGTTGTGGAGGTGGAGGCAGATTTAAAAACCTATACCTATAGAATCATTTCTGCTTCTACCGTTATGGACGTCGGAAAAGTTATTAATCCCGAGCTTATGCGTTCCGTAATAGCAGGCGGAATGGCTATGGGCATCAGCATGTCCAGCAGAGAAAACTTTGCCTATGATAATAGAGGGATTCCCCAATTTCCGAATTTGCGGACATATAAGCTGATGCATATAGGCCAGGAGCCGGATTATCGTGTAGATTTTGTTGAGACTCCTGAAGAGGAATCCCCTTATAGTGTAAGAAGCTATGCGGAGCATGGCATAATAGGCATTCCGGCGGCCCTTGGAAATGCGCTTTCTTCAGCATTCGGAACAGAGCTTTCATTTTTACCGCTTACCCCTGAAGGGATATGGCGCAAAATAAAGGAGGATGCAAATGATTCCTTTTAA
- a CDS encoding FAD binding domain-containing protein gives MIPFNFIYCRPESLKEAADIFCRLKDEGKNPLYYGGGSEIITMSRAGAIHPGAVIDIKNIPECTILNIDNDWLNIGACCTLNQVKESKLFPLLGLAIGRIADHTNQCRITLGGNLCGTIIYRESSLPLLLSDAEITFNGKSGLRTEALETVFNKKIQMNPDEFIVNIHVPKWSLNAKHFHVKRTRNEKIDYPLVSVAAIIKDNYLRTAFSGICSYPFRSKQIEAILNDKSKPCSERVHKAAELLPEPPHSDGEGSGEYRLFVFKNTLQALLEEWENGKV, from the coding sequence ATGATTCCTTTTAACTTTATTTATTGCCGCCCTGAAAGCCTTAAAGAAGCGGCAGATATATTTTGCCGGCTGAAAGATGAAGGGAAAAACCCGCTTTATTATGGCGGAGGAAGTGAAATTATTACGATGTCGAGAGCGGGGGCCATACATCCGGGAGCCGTAATTGATATAAAGAATATCCCCGAATGCACAATATTAAATATAGATAATGATTGGCTTAATATCGGCGCATGCTGTACCTTAAATCAAGTTAAAGAATCGAAGCTTTTTCCTTTGCTTGGTCTGGCTATAGGAAGGATTGCAGACCATACAAATCAATGCAGAATTACATTAGGCGGAAATTTATGCGGTACAATCATTTATCGTGAATCAAGCCTTCCTTTGCTGCTTTCAGATGCTGAAATTACTTTTAACGGAAAAAGCGGTTTGCGTACAGAGGCATTGGAGACTGTTTTCAATAAAAAGATACAGATGAATCCTGATGAATTTATAGTAAATATACATGTTCCAAAGTGGTCATTAAATGCAAAGCACTTTCATGTTAAGAGGACAAGAAATGAGAAAATTGACTATCCCCTTGTAAGCGTAGCAGCAATCATTAAGGATAATTATTTACGGACGGCTTTTTCGGGAATATGCTCTTATCCCTTTCGCAGTAAGCAAATAGAAGCGATATTAAATGACAAATCAAAGCCATGCAGTGAAAGGGTCCATAAGGCGGCAGAACTTCTGCCTGAACCGCCCCATAGTGATGGGGAAGGCTCAGGGGAATATAGGTTATTTGTTTTTAAAAATACGTTGCAGGCTCTTTTGGAGGAATGGGAAAATGGTAAGGTATGA
- a CDS encoding zinc-dependent alcohol dehydrogenase, with amino-acid sequence MVYKGIKNIRLSDAKDPIIENYEDIIIKVTSTSICGSDLHLLHGFIPNLQMGTVIGHEAMGIVEETGKRVTKIKKGDRVIVPFPVSCGHCWFCKHDLSSQCDNSNDFGESGGVFGYGDTFGGYDGGQAEYLRVPYANFGPRIIEESLTDEQVLFATDILPTAYWGIESAGVKQGDTVVVLGCGPVGQLAQKFAWLKGAERVIAVDNIPYRLQHAQKYNKAEVINFDDYDNTGAYIKEITKGGADAVIDCVGMEGKMTAVEKIETVLRLQGGSKSAIEIASLCVRKGGTIMLVGVYGAKYNAFPLGELFSRNITLKMGQCPAHSYVDPVLKMIEDRKIDATDIITHTMPLSDGDKAYDIFEKRQDNCIKVILKP; translated from the coding sequence ATGGTTTATAAAGGAATTAAGAATATCAGATTATCTGATGCCAAAGACCCTATTATTGAAAATTACGAAGATATTATTATTAAAGTGACGTCAACTTCTATATGCGGTTCGGACCTGCATTTACTCCACGGTTTTATCCCTAATTTGCAGATGGGCACCGTTATAGGACACGAAGCTATGGGGATTGTAGAAGAAACAGGAAAAAGAGTAACTAAAATAAAAAAAGGAGACAGGGTAATTGTTCCCTTTCCGGTATCCTGCGGCCATTGCTGGTTTTGTAAACATGATTTATCAAGCCAATGCGATAATTCCAATGATTTCGGTGAAAGCGGAGGGGTTTTTGGATACGGTGACACTTTCGGCGGCTATGACGGCGGGCAGGCTGAATATTTAAGAGTGCCTTACGCTAATTTCGGACCGAGAATCATAGAGGAATCTCTTACAGATGAGCAAGTGCTCTTTGCTACGGATATTCTGCCGACGGCCTATTGGGGAATAGAATCTGCGGGTGTTAAGCAGGGGGATACAGTTGTGGTTCTGGGCTGCGGCCCTGTAGGGCAATTGGCGCAGAAATTCGCCTGGCTAAAAGGGGCTGAAAGGGTCATAGCCGTTGATAATATACCTTATAGGCTCCAGCATGCCCAAAAATATAATAAAGCAGAAGTAATTAATTTCGATGATTATGATAATACAGGAGCATATATAAAAGAAATAACCAAAGGCGGAGCAGATGCGGTGATAGACTGTGTAGGCATGGAAGGAAAGATGACTGCAGTTGAGAAGATTGAAACCGTCCTGAGGCTTCAAGGTGGGTCAAAATCAGCTATTGAGATTGCCTCTCTATGTGTCAGAAAGGGCGGCACGATTATGCTTGTAGGAGTTTACGGGGCAAAATATAATGCCTTTCCTTTAGGAGAATTGTTTTCGAGAAATATAACCTTAAAAATGGGTCAGTGCCCTGCGCACTCTTATGTTGACCCTGTTTTAAAAATGATAGAAGATAGAAAAATTGACGCTACAGATATTATTACCCATACCATGCCTTTATCAGATGGGGATAAAGCATATGATATTTTTGAAAAAAGGCAGGATAACTGTATTAAAGTAATTTTAAAGCCATAG